One region of Anticarsia gemmatalis isolate Benzon Research Colony breed Stoneville strain chromosome 2, ilAntGemm2 primary, whole genome shotgun sequence genomic DNA includes:
- the LOC142986005 gene encoding uncharacterized protein LOC142986005 yields the protein MAKRSNPFIEDYVPQSKIHVSLKQFNNNEDRLQKVYEKTLELLFKGAKKTQLPDVVNSSEIENAMTNTDKKGKMKQLFLSKNGTLLHSGNIVHNQAGMKQCSCGGGSECQCAYCEVSLCYSCQHLCARCERAYCTTCTMIGLEGSEVCVSCYS from the exons aTGGCTAAAAGATCTaatccatttattgaggactaTGTTCCACAAAGCAAAATACACGTGAGCTTAAAGCAATTCAACAACAACGAAGACCGCCTACAAAAAGTTTATG aaAAAACATTAGAACTTCTGTTCAAGGGTGCAAAGAAAACGCAATTACCAGATGTTGTTAATTCCAGTGAAATTGAAAATGCAATGACGAACACAGACAAGAAGGGTAAAATGAAACAATTGTTTCTTAGCAAGAACGGCACATTACTGCATTCTGGTAACATA GTACACAATCAGGCTGGTATGAAGCAGTGTAGCTGTGGCGGCGGGAGTGAGTGTCAGTGTGCGTACTGCGAGGTGTCCCTGTGCTACTCCTGCCAGCACCTGTGTGCTCGCTGTGAGAGGGCTTACTGCACAACCTGCACTATGATTGG ATTGGAGGGTTCAGAAGTATGTGTCTCTTGTTATAGCTAA
- the LOC142986084 gene encoding protein OPI10 homolog isoform X2 translates to MSNVFGLIVSGRLVQTDFAPLSETQFLITISEADTINHAVVFLTGLAPLPAGTVGMVYWSWPDPAAPPNWQLLGHISNTKPSAIFKIGNLKKLHELSNENKFISAFGQQQICHNAQIGIAIEPEANVQLLASSVQQNNYITFAQKMLENLVNFVASFSVTQDQMTPTPGVSYIPLNTLHNWYQNFERRLQQNPNFWKN, encoded by the exons ATGTCAAATGTATTCGGACTCATCGTATCGGGCCGTTTA GTGCAGACCGACTTTGCACCACTTTCGGAGACGCAGTTCTTAATCACTATATCTGAGGCAGACACAATCAACCACGCCGTGGTGTTTTTAACAGGACTAGCACCGCTACCGGCGGGCACGGTCGGCATGGTCTACTGGAGCTGGCCGGACCCTGCCGCGCCGCCCAACTGGCAACTGTTAGGACATATATCCAACACAAAACCTTCCGCTATATTTAAGATAGGAAACTTAAAGAAGTTACATGAATTATCTA atgaaaataaattcattagtGCCTTTGGTCAGCAGCAAATATGTCATAATGCTCAGATTGGGATAGCCATTGAACCTGAAGCCAATGTTCAGCTCCTTGCCTCGTCAGTT caacaaaataattacataacattTGCTCAAAAAATGCTGGAGAATCTAGTGAACTTTGTAGCATCATTCTCAGTGACACAGGACCAGATGACGCCGACGCCGGGCGTCTCGTACATCCCTCTCAACACACTGCACAACTGGTACCAGAACTTTGAGAGGCGACTACAACAGAACCCCAATTTCTGGAAAAATTAA
- the LOC142986069 gene encoding delta-1-pyrroline-5-carboxylate dehydrogenase, mitochondrial-like, with the protein MFRVLRKRLSSAATGRRRGMAVFPSPEALEQPSGENPPLPPSEVPREPCVGSCERENLCYELTALCNRPPVVPTVVGTQGIDAGVPCAQAMPFQHTRVAAYYCHATPDTVQQAAYLAACNQYCWERCPIDDRCAIFEKAADLIADAYRQRIVAAAMMGQSMTAIQAEYNLCQLVDYLRYGCIFMRDLTKSRCVVDGGTEAYNRNQYHGLEGFWAAITPSDSFGLAAQLAITPAITGNCVVWKPSDNAMLACHRVYECLQLAGLPPGVINFVPAERETFLQTVGSSPYLAGISFAGTTSTLEHVWRTVGQGVHGYARFPRIVGTGSGKNFHVVHSSANLENAVACTARAAFEMAGQKSSSCSRVFVERSVSDEFIKMLADATKQLFVCHPLDYRCFTSSLVSMEAYDKVVGFMSRAAADSGVQRVCGGRHDCAVGYYVQPTVYRVEDPGHELLTRETRGPLLAVCVLPDRATIELEEALHRAPYAITGSIFVQDEEWSRWAVGALRDFATTLYVNDRCSEERPAQQSVGGSRKSGTGAKAGSISYLLHFSTERSLREALELNCEVTYPYMREVPPDSDLK; encoded by the exons ATGTTTCGTGTATTACGCAAGCGATTGTCATCAGCGGCGACAGGGCGTCGGCGCGGGATGGCCGTGTTCCCCTCGCCCGAGGCACTGGAGCAGCCCAGCGGTGAGAACCCACCGCTCCCCCCCAGCGAGGTTCCTCGGGAGCCTTGTGTCGGGTCGTGTGAGCGCGAAAATCTCTGCTACGAGCTCACTGCACTGTGCAACCGGCCGCCCGTCGTGCCCACAGTCGTCGGCACGCAGGGGATTGACGCGGGAGTCCCGTGCGCGCAAGCCATGCCCTTCCAACACACGCGTGTGGCGGCTTACTATTGCCACGCGACACCCGACACGGTGCAGCAGGCCGCGTACCTGGCCGCTTGCAATCAGTACTGCTGGGAGCGTTGCCCCATCGATGACCGATGCGCTATATTCGAGAAGGCGGCGGACCTAATCGCCGACGCTTACCGCCAGCGCATCGTAGCCGCCGCCATGATGGGACAGAGCATGACGGCGATCCAGGCGGAGTACAACCTGTGTCAGCTGGTCGACTACCTGCGCTACGGGTGCATATTTATGCGGGATCTTACGAAGAGCCGGTGCGTGGTAGACGGCGGCACGGAGGCGTACAACCGAAACCAGTACCACGGTCTCGAGGGGTTCTGGGCGGCCATCACCCCCTCGGACTCGTTCGGGCTGGCGGCGCAGCTGGCGATCACGCCCGCCATCACCGGCAACTGTGTCGTGTGGAAGCCGAGCGACAACGCCATGCTCGCGTGTCATCGCGTCTACGAGTGCCTACAGCTGGCGGGTCTGCCGCCGGGAGTGATCAACTTCGTTCCCGCAGAGAGGGAAACGTTTTTGCAAACGGTAGGGTCGAGTCCGTATTTGGCGGGCATTTCGTTCGCGGGCACGACTAGTACACTGGAGCACGTCTGGCGGACGGTCGGGCAGGGCGTCCATGGCTACGCGCGGTTCCCTCGCATCGTGGGCACCGGCAGCGGGAAGAACTTCCACGTGGTGCACTCGTCCGCCAACCTGGAGAACGCGGTGGCGTGCACGGCGCGCGCCGCCTTCGAGATGGCGGGACAGAAGTCGTCCTCGTGCTCGCGGGTGTTCGTCGAGCGCTCCGTGTCCGACGAGTTTATCAAAATGTTAGCGGACGCCACGAAACAGCTGTTCGTGTGCCACCCGCTCGACTACAGGTGCTTCACGTCGTCGCTCGTATCGATGGAGGCTTACGATAAG GTGGTGGGGTTCATGTCCCGCGCGGCGGCGGACAGCGGCGTGCAGCGCGTGTGCGGCGGGCGGCACGACTGCGCGGTGGGCTACTACGTGCAGCCCACGGTGTACCGCGTGGAGGACCCGGGACACGAGCTGCTGACCCGCGAGACGCGCGGCCCGCTGCTGGCCGTGTGCGTGCTGCCCGACCGCGCCACCATCGAGCTCGAGGAGGCGCTGCACCGCGCGCCCTACGCAATCACTGGCTCTATATTCGTACAG GACGAGGAGTGGTCGCGGTGGGCGGTGGGCGCGCTGCGGGATTTCGCCACGACGCTGTACGTGAACGACCGCTGCTCGGAGGAGCGCCCCGCGCAGCAGTCCGTCGGTGGCTCGCGCAAGTCCGGCACCGGCGCCAAG GCGGGGTCCATCTCGTACCTGCTGCACTTCAGCACGGAGCGCTCGCTGCGGGAGGCGCTGGAGCTCAACTGTGAAGTCACATACCCGTACATGCGCGAGGTGCCGCCGGACAGTGACCTCAAGTGA
- the P5CDh1 gene encoding delta-1-Pyrroline-5-carboxylate dehydrogenase 1, translating into MLSVWTKSVRGGRALERSLSSIVELPVFQDFGVQNEPVFGYREGSAERAELAAELKRTAAVTEEVPIVIGGENIKDGEPRYQVMPHDHSKKIAKYYYASEKTIQKAIKVSVDAQARWDRTPLEERLRIWQNAADLMAGAHRQKLNAATMLGQSKSVIQAEIDSAAELIDFFRFNVYFLKENAKYQPISEDPSVTRNSLRFRGLDGFIAAISPFNFTAIGGNLAYTPALMGNGVLWKPSDTALLSNWRIFNIMREAGLPDGIVNFVPADGPTFGRTITSSPHLAGVNFTGSVPTFNWLWNEVGKNLSRYRNYPRLIGECGGKNYHFIHPSADVQSVVAGTIRSAFEYCGQKCSACSRMYVPKSLYEAIKQGLIQEQSKLKIGDVTDFKIFSAAVIDDKAFARITGYIKDAKKNPKNKILAGGEFDGSKGYFVQPTIIETSDPHDKLMTEEIFGPVLTMYVYEDRDLDKALALVGSSTKFALTGAVFAKDTTFLQRALEELKMTAGNFYLNDKSTGSVVGQQPFGGGRMSGTNDKAGGPNYVMRWTTPQSIKETFVPLRDIDYPYMRD; encoded by the coding sequence ATGTTGAGCGTATGGACAAAATCGGTCCGCGGAGGGCGCGCGCTCGAGCGCTCGCTCTCCAGCATTGTGGAGCTGCCGGTGTTCCAGGACTTCGGCGTACAGAATGAGCCCGTGTTCGGGTACCGCGAGGGCAGCGCCGAGCGCGCCGAGCTCGCCGCCGAGCTGAAGCGCACGGCCGCCGTCACCGAGGAGGTGCCCATCGTCATCGGCGGCGAGAACATCAAGGACGGCGAGCCGCGCTACCAGGTGATGCCCCACGACCACTCCAAAAAGATCGCCAAGTATTATTACGCTAGTGAAAAAACCATTCAGAAGGCCATCAAGGTTTCCGTGGACGCCCAGGCGCGCTGGGACCGCACGCCGCTGGAGGAGCGCCTCCGCATCTGGCAGAATGCTGCAGATTTAATGGCAGGAGCTCACAGGCAGAAACTCAATGCTGCTACTATGCTTGGTCAGTCTAAAAGTGTCATCCAAGCTGAAATTGACTCTGCAGCTGAGCTCATTGATTTCTTCAGATTCAATgtatactttttaaaagaaaatgcaaAGTATCAACCAATTTCTGAGGACCCATCTGTAACTAGAAACTCTCTCAGGTTCCGTGGTCTCGATGGCTTCATTGCAGCTATCAGTCCGTTCAACTTCACCGCTATCGGAGGTAACTTGGCCTACACACCGGCTCTCATGGGTAATGGTGTTCTATGGAAGCCATCTGATACAGCTCTTTTGTCTAACTGGAGGATCTTCAACATAATGCGTGAAGCTGGGCTGCCTGATGGTATTGTTAACTTTGTTCCTGCTGATGGACCAACTTTTGGTCGCACCATTACATCTTCCCCTCACCTGGCAGGTGTGAACTTCACTGGATCAGTACCAACATTTAACTGGTTGTGGAATGAAGTTGGTAAAAATCTAAGCCGCTACCGCAACTATCCTCGTCTCATTGGAGAATGTGGTGGTAAGAACTATCATTTCATACACCCATCTGCTGACGTACAGTCAGTAGTGGCAGGCACTATTCGTTCAGCATTTGAATACTGTGGCCAAAAATGTTCAGCATGCTCAAGGATGTACGTTCCAAAATCACTGTATGAGGCCATCAAGCAAGGTTTGATACAGGAGCAATCCAAGTTGAAGATTGGTGATGTAACAGATTTCAAAATATTCTCAGCTGCTGTGATCGATGACAAAGCTTTTGCTAGAATTACAGGCTACATCAAAGATGCCAAGAAAAACCCTAAAAACAAAATCCTTGCTGGTGGTGAATTTGATGGCAGCAAAGGCTACTTTGTCCAGCCCACCATCATTGAAACGTCGGACCCCCACGACAAGCTGATGACTGAGGAAATCTTCGGGCCGGTGCTCACCATGTACGTGTACGAAGATCGCGACTTGGACAAGGCTCTGGCACTCGTCGGTTCCTCGACCAAGTTCGCGCTAACGGGTGCCGTGTTCGCCAAGGACACCACCTTCCTCCAAAGAGCTCTAGAGGAGCTGAAGATGACAGCGGGTAACTTCTACCTAAATGACAAATCGACCGGTTCCGTGGTGGGCCAGCAACCTTTCGGCGGCGGCCGTATGTCCGGCACCAACGACAAGGCGGGCGGCCCCAACTACGTGATGCGCTGGACCACGCCGCAGTCCATCAAGGAGACGTTCGTCCCGCTGCGCGACATCGACTACCCCTACATGAGGGACTAG
- the LOC142978780 gene encoding uncharacterized protein LOC142978780: MFARKSVQGIVTNALRSVNYVTKPPKPEIPKNPLTSVYSATDQKENGVIYDRKPFRLNLEAGKTYHWCLCGRSKSQPLCDGTHKDVYLKINQRPIRFKVEKTKEYWLCNCKQTKNRPFCDGTHKQKEIQEAGTIRV; the protein is encoded by the exons ATGTTTGCCAGGAAGTCGGTGCAAGGCATTGTTACGAACGCACTAAGATCG GTGAACTATGTAACAAAGCCGCCAAAGCCGGAGATTCCTAAGAACCCTTTGACCTCTGTATATTCAGCAACTGATCAAAAAGAAAATGGCGTTATATATGACAGAAAACCATTTAGGCTGAATCTGGAGGCTGGAAAGACTTACCACTGGTGCCTTTGTGGCAGATCAAAGTCACAACCCCTGTGTGATGGCACACATAAAGAtgtttaccttaaaattaatcagag ACCTATAAGATTCAAAGTGGAAAAAACAAAGGAATACTGGCTATGTAACTGTAAGCAAACTAAGAACAGACCATTCTGTGATGGAACACACAAACAGAAGGAAATCCAGGAAGCTGGCACCATCAGAGTCTGA
- the LOC142986084 gene encoding protein OPI10 homolog isoform X1, whose amino-acid sequence MSNVFGLIVSGRLVQTDFAPLSETQFLITISEADTINHAVVFLTGLAPLPAGTVGMVYWSWPDPAAPPNWQLLGHISNTKPSAIFKIGNLKKLHELSNENKFISAFGQQQICHNAQIGIAIEPEANVQLLASSVAQQQNNYITFAQKMLENLVNFVASFSVTQDQMTPTPGVSYIPLNTLHNWYQNFERRLQQNPNFWKN is encoded by the exons ATGTCAAATGTATTCGGACTCATCGTATCGGGCCGTTTA GTGCAGACCGACTTTGCACCACTTTCGGAGACGCAGTTCTTAATCACTATATCTGAGGCAGACACAATCAACCACGCCGTGGTGTTTTTAACAGGACTAGCACCGCTACCGGCGGGCACGGTCGGCATGGTCTACTGGAGCTGGCCGGACCCTGCCGCGCCGCCCAACTGGCAACTGTTAGGACATATATCCAACACAAAACCTTCCGCTATATTTAAGATAGGAAACTTAAAGAAGTTACATGAATTATCTA atgaaaataaattcattagtGCCTTTGGTCAGCAGCAAATATGTCATAATGCTCAGATTGGGATAGCCATTGAACCTGAAGCCAATGTTCAGCTCCTTGCCTCGTCAGTT GCTcagcaacaaaataattacataacattTGCTCAAAAAATGCTGGAGAATCTAGTGAACTTTGTAGCATCATTCTCAGTGACACAGGACCAGATGACGCCGACGCCGGGCGTCTCGTACATCCCTCTCAACACACTGCACAACTGGTACCAGAACTTTGAGAGGCGACTACAACAGAACCCCAATTTCTGGAAAAATTAA
- the LOC142986023 gene encoding non-specific serine/threonine protein kinase Cdc7-like, whose product MSRIRGIEVKVQKEVLQTRKYGLNEILKKKNEDQSTNSKDDAEKHQIKELLQKLPRLDKIFDVHRKIGEGTFSSVYLGSLRQHASLPETEKRWFAIKHLVPTAHPARIEHELRCLQDMGGKDHVIGVELCLRNLDTIVFIMPYIPHKKFSEYVGEMDAEELRQYMRALLIALRHVHSFGVIHRDVKPSNFLYDRENRRYLLVDFGLAQRLCPAPEEPPAERAPPPAHSNGVRKRTREEEELASGAKRMALDLSTGRPVASPATPAVVASPRRVSAVMREPAAGGASPPAAHGAGARPRCACAGAAAVCAACSARPAPRAPRAGTQGFRPPEVLLKYPQQTTAVDVWASGVVLASALTARYPFFRAGDDVAALAELADLLGTQPLQQAAESLGRRVVTSSVRRGLCLRKLAARLRGTTSISTGSRGSACMRCRLPQEQCLCRDETKKADEFVEGRWVAGFPDSAFALAASLLDPNPRSRVSAAAALLHPFLASPSAPAPPAAPAPHTAPL is encoded by the exons ATGTCTAGAATTAGAGGAATAGAAGTAAAAGTTCAAAAGGAAGTGTTACAAACACGTAAATATGGCCTCAACGAAAtccttaaaaagaaaaatgaggATCAGTCTACAAACTCGAAAGATGATGCTGAAA AACATCAAATAAAGGAGTTGCTGCAGAAGCTGCCGAGGCTGGACAAGATATTCGACGTCCACCGCAAGATCGGCGAGGGCACGTTCAGCTCAGTGTACCTGGGCTCACTGAGGCAGCACGCCTCACTGCCTGAGACTGAGAAGCGATGGTTTGCTATCAAGCACCTGGTGCCCACAGCACACCCTGCTAGGATAGAACATGAATTACGCTGCTTGCAAGATATGGG aggCAAGGACCATGTGATAGGAGTAGAGCTGTGCCTTCGTAACTTAGATACCATAGTATTTATTATGCCTTATATACCTCATAAGAAATTTTCT GAATATGTAGGAGAGATGGATGCAGAGGAGTTACGTCAATACATGCGCGCGTTACTGATAGCCTTGCGACACGTACACTCGTTTGGCGTCATACACCGCGACGTCAAACCTAGCAATTTCCTCTACGACAGGGAGAATCGACG GTATTTGTTAGTCGATTTTGGGCTCGCGCAACGTTTATGCCCCGCACCGGAGGAGCCGCCGGCCGAGCGAGCCCCGCCACCCGCACACTCCAACGGCGTTCGAAAGAGAACTCGCGAGGag GAGGAGCTGGCGTCAGGAGCGAAGCGTATGGCCCTGGACCTGAGCACGGGCAGGCCGGTGGCGAGCCCGGCGACACCGGCCGTGGTGGCGTCTCCGCGCCGCGTGTCGGCCGTGATGCGGGAgccggcggcgggcggcgcctCCCCGCCCGCGGCGCACGGGGCAGGGGCGCGGCCGCGCTGTGCGTGTGCGGGGGCCGCGGCCGTGTGCGCCGCCTGCAGcgcccgccccgcgccgcgGGCCCCGCGCGCCGGCACTCAGGGCTTCCGACCGCCCGAG GTGCTGCTGAAGTACCCGCAGCAGACGACGGCGGTGGACGTGTGGGCGAGCGGCGTGGTGCTGGCGAGCGCGCTGACGGCGCGGTACCCGTTCTTCCGCGCCGGGGACGACGTGGCGGCGCTGGCCGAGCTCGCCGACCTGCTGGGCACGCAGCCGCTGCAGCAGGCCGCCGAGAGCCTCG GTCGTCGAGTAGTAACATCGTCGGTTCGTCGCGGTCTGTGTCTACGTAAGCTGGCGGCACGTCTGCGCGGCACGACCTCCATTAGCACAGGCAGCAGAGGGAGCGCATGTATGCGTTGTCGACTGCCACAGGAACAGTGTTTATGCAGAGATGAAACCAAAAAG GCGGACGAGTTCGTGGAGGGTCGTTGGGTGGCGGGGTTTCCAGACAGCGCGTTTGCGCTGGCGGCGTCGCTGCTGGACCCCAACCCGCGCTCCCGCGTGTCGGCGGCGGCCGCGCTGCTGCACCCCTTCCTCGCCTCCCCCTCCGCCCCCgccccgcccgccgcgcccgccccgcACACGGCCCCGCTGTAG
- the LOC142986012 gene encoding cytochrome b5-like, whose amino-acid sequence MEEQPKLFTREELKSRSTRKDAVLIIHNEVYDVTSFLAEHPGGEEVLLEKAGQDATEPFEDVSHSSDARSLMKKYKIGELVEEDRVASKNAFAPQWSNDQPQEQGNWGSWLTPLLLGIAATILYRYLFA is encoded by the exons ATGGAAGAACAGCCAAAACTATTCACGCGCGAGGAGCTGAAGAGCCGCAGCACGCGCAAGGACGCGGTGCTTATCATTCACAACGAGGTGTACGACGTCACGAGCTTCCTCGCAGAG CACCCCGGTGGTGAGGAGGTGCTGCTGGAGAAGGCGGGTCAGGACGCCACAGAGCCCTTCGAGGATGTCAGCCACAGCTCCGACGCCAG GTCGTTGATGAAGAAGTACAAGATCGGCGAGCTGGTGGAGGAGGACCGCGTGGCGAGCAAGAACGCGTTCGCGCCGCAGTGGAGCAACGACCAGCCGCAGGAGCAGGGCAA TTGGGGTTCCTGGCTGACGCCGCTGTTGCTGGGCATCGCGGCCACCATCCTCTACCGGTACCTGTTCGCGTAG